The DNA sequence TGCTTTGCGTAATATTCCTTCAATCTGGGCATTAAATTTTCTTCGCCTTTTTTGCTTAATAAGGCATCTTCCTGATAGTACAGACGACGAAAGGTTGGTGAATCAACGTCTTGATCCACACGATTGACTGGTCCTTTAATCTCATAACCAGGCTTATCTACTCTAAATGGCTCACGATTAAAATATACTTCCCCTTGTTCTGATTCCCATCCCATCATCGTATCAATGGACTTTGCATCACCAAAGCTGCTGGCAGCAATTCCCCCGAGTGCCGCTACCCCTCCAGCAAGCCCGGCAAATTTAAATAAAGAACGTCTGCTGATTTGAACAGATTTAATCTTGTCTGCTACCGAGCCATTTTCTAACTGGTTATTTTCCATCCTGTTCACTCCATTCCAATTTGTGAAAATAAAAAAGATAATGTTAAAAGTCCCTTAGATGCTAAACATTTGCGCTATGAAGTTCTGGTTTTTTTAGACTTGTGAGTCTATACCTTTCCTCCTTTACTTTAAAATACAGATCATATCTTAAACACGAGCGCTCGTATTCAGTGTATAGCAGTCAACTTTTTGTGTATGTTAAACAAATACTTTTCTGAATATTCAGAAAAGTAAAAGTAAAACTGGCTTTGATCAAATGATGTATTCCTTTAGGATAAGCCCCATTCTGACAACCCTAAGTATTTTTGTATAATGCAAACAAAGGAGCAATAGACTATTTCAGACTAATGCTCCCCAAAATATTCGCCTTATTATTTTATACAACATATATTATCGGGGCACTTCTTAGTTTTTGTTCAATGTGTATTCAGACTCCTGAACCTGAATCCCCCAATGTGCAAGTTGTTTTAGAATCGGCATCAGGTCACTACAAAGGTCCGTCAATGCATATTCAACCCTCACCGGCATCTCCATATATTGTTTACGGTAGATAAGACCGTCTTCTTCCAATTCCTTCAATGAACCTGCCAACATCGTATTTGTTATGCCTCTAATCTTGCGTTTCAGTTCATTATACCTTGTTATACCGTCTTGATTAAGCGCGCATAAAATGGGTACTTTCCATTTTCCGCCTATTAACCTTAATGCACTTCCTAATGGACAATCCTCCATACATGGGCAGTTATTTCTGCATGCGCTGTTGTTTTGATCGCTTTTCATAGTCAGTTTTTCCTTACCTACTCATCATTTTCTGCGTACTTGAAAAATAAAATCCAGGTAGTAATATTGTACTAGGTAGCAAAACTAAAGTAAAGACTATCAAAAAATATTAAGGAGATGGCGAGATGGTTATTAATGAAGGGGTCAAAGCAGTCATTGAGGGTTCGGCCTTTCTTTCCCTTGTCACACTGGGTGCAGATGGCATTCCTCACCCAATTATTGTTGGCAAAGGCGAAGTTGTAGGTGACACAGTAGTCTTCGGCATTTACAAAATGGACGTAACACAACAGAATTTAGCAGCTGACAAAAACATATGGGTTGTTGCAGCCACAATGGACGGCGGACCTAAAGGCTATCGTCTCAATGGTACAGCTGAGGTCAAGGATAAGAAGCTCATTTTCACCCCAGCAAAAGTTGATGCTCTGATATAAACCTTCTTTCTAGGAGCTATTGACACTAATGTAAATAAATTAAGGTAATATGAGTCCCATCTCTAACGCTTCAATATTATTTTGAGGCGTTTTCCTTTTTTCTTGGGCAGCGTAGACATACAAGATACTCCGCTGGATACTCCACTCACACATTCTCGCAGCTACAATATTTGAAGTGATAAAAAGCCAGGATTTTCTCCTGGCTCGAGACTGTAGTAATCTTCTATGACATTAAATAAAACAGCCTGAAATTGACCTATTAACTTATTTCGGTTATTTTTTCTTAGTTTCCCTTATTCTCTTTGTTTAAAAGAGCGCCAGGAAAGTTACATAGGCAAAAATCATTTCCTGCCCGATATCCCAATTCATACCCATCGCAGGATCTTTATCTGCGAGCTCCGGATGCTCTTTTACGATATCACTCCAAGAGATCAACAATTGTTCTTCCACCGTGAAGCACCTCCTATTAATAAATACCATACTCCATGACAAACTTGTTTACGGCGATGATGTTTTCCACCTTGCCGTCAGCTGCCGAAAGAAGTTCCTTATCGGTTGAGAAAATATATCCTCCGCCAGGAGCCAGATCATCCAATAATTCTTTCGCTTTGGTAATACATTCTTCCTTCGTGCCATATTGTAACAACGTTAACGGAAAAAGACCTAGTATGCACATGGTATTTCCAAGCTTCTGTTTAAGTTCTTTAGAATCGCCGTGTTCGAACCATCCCAGTGTTTTCTTGGCAGGCAGATCTTGAAGATGATCATAGTAGCGTGACCAATCTCCTTCATAGAATGGCATTGGAATTACTCCATTAGCCACGAAGGCCTCGATAATCGTTTTAAACATAGGCCAGTAAAATTTATCAAAATCTGCTGTTTTAAGCATAGTAGGTAAATGTAAAGGAAGTAGGATGATTTTGGGGTTTGCTTTCGGTGGTGTTGAAAACATCTGACCCATTCCAAACCTTATTACTAACGGAGTAAGTGCCTGCGCAGCCTCAAGCAATTCTTCAGGCCGACGACGCATATCCATAAATGCGCCTTTAATACCCCGGAAGAAATCGGCAATCCAATCTAATGGCATTATTGCTAAACCATCAAATAGCATAGGTATTCCATACTGGGTTATTAGATTAGCCTCTGCAGCGCCCTTTTTCGCTCCATACATACCAAATTGCATAGCGCCTTTTGCTAGTGCTAAATCCTTTGCAGGTGATTCTTTTGCCAATTCCGAATATTTCCGCGGCAAAACTTTTTCCACCATGAACCTAAATGGGTCTTTAATAAATTCAGGATATTCTTCGCTAGTCATTACTTCCGCATTCTCATCTGAATATTGAACAATGTTGCTTTCATTCAAATAATGAAAAGATTTACTGCCCAAAGCCTGATACATGCCACCGGGTCTGGCGTAAAACATGTGCAAGACGTCCATCGGTATGTCGTTAACTACTTTTAGAAGAGACTTACTGCATTTATCCAAATCCCAGTTGGATTCGGAGTCAGTGTACCCTGCATAGTAGGAAGACCATGTTCCAAGAGCGGAAGAGATCGGAACTCGATCCGGTTGTTCTAGATTAATGGCTTTGTAAACTCTTTCTACACGTTTTTGGTAAAGGTTCATTATTTCACTCATCAATCAACCCACCCATCTTTGGCATATTTTGACCCCTTCAGCTGCGTTTGTCGAAAAGGCGTCCGCCCCTATGCTTTGACATACATTCTCATTAACGGGTACTCCGCCGATAATCACCTTGACTGAATTTCTAAGGCCCGCATTGTTCAGTCCATCAACCGTTTCTTTCATACTATCCAGCGCTAAAGTCAGTACGCCGCTTAAGCCTACGATATCAGGGTTAACCTCTTTAACCTTGTCCACGATCTGGCTAACCGGAACATTGATCCCCAGGTCGATCACCTCGAAATTTGCGGCTTCAACCATGGATCTGAAAATATTTTTGCCGATATCATGAAGATCTCCGAAAACGGTAGCCAGGACAATCATTCCGCCTTTTGCTGAAGATCCTGCACTTAAAACCGGTTTGAGCTTGTCCATTACGTTTTGCAAAACTTCCCCGGCGAAGACCAGGTCTCCGATAAAGTACTCGCCCGAATCATAGCGTTCACCTACGAGCGTCATACCTTGCTGACAGGCTTTAACAACTTCTTGAACTTCGGCGGCGTTGTCGTCTTTGCTTAGCACTTCATCAATCGCCTTGTTTAACACGTCTTCGTCCAAATCGGACATCGCTTGAATCAGGGCTTTCAAATCCATCACTTCAAACCATCCTCCTTAAACTTTTTACAGCTATTTTTTAGTCTATTGATAATAAAGTTTGCTGTCTATACAAGTAAATATATCATAGATAAAATTTAATAAAGCTTAGCGCTTACTAAGGGTATAATTTATATATTTTAAATTTTCAAAATTATTTACCGTATTATTTATACAACAGTTTTTACCCAATTTCATTGTGGATTATTTTTATTGGCCTAACAAATAATAACAAATAATTTTTATATTATTTGGAAATGCTTTAATTATCCTTATTTTCTGACGATTCCTTTGTTTTGCTTTTCTGATAATCAAAGACAGAGTGTGTCTTGATTCACATATCTTCAGAAACAGAAATGATATGATAAGGTATAGGGGAATCTGTATGTGGAGGTGATTGCAGTGTTTGACTATTCACATTTCCCATGGGAGCCTTCATCTGAAAAACTATTTGATTTTATGAAGACGAATGGTCAACGTTTTACTGTAAGCAAAGGACAAAGAGTCATAAATACCGGTGAAGAAATAAACTACATCCAGTGTGTCGAAAAAGGAACATTGAAGACCATGATGTTAAGTAAAGACGGAAGACAAAGAACAGTGAGTATTATTCAAGCCGGAGGAATTTACGGTTTAGTTCCCGTACTTCTGGAAGTAAAATCGTCTCCCCTTGAGATAAGGGCTTGTGAAGACAGCACAATTTGTTATGTCACGAAAAATCAAATTTTTGAAGGAATTAATGGTAACCCCATCTTGGCCTTTGCTTTTATGGACTACTTGAGTAATTACGCTATTGCGCTTGTAGAAAATTTCGAATCCTTATGGTTTTTCCCTCCAAGACAGCGGTTTTTACTATTCTTACGTAATCTTTATTCACTCAATCACTCAGAATATGATAATTGGTATAAAGCCCCATATATCCTTACTCATCAAGAGATTGCAGATTCTATTGGTGCTACACGAGAATTTGTTACGAAGCAATTCTCTGATTTAAAAAACAAAGGTATGATCAAAGTAATAGATCGAAATATATATTTTCCCGAAGACTTCAAATCATGGGTTGAATCCCAATTATAAACTGGCCTCATTTATTCTACTGCAAAGTTATGCATATCAATATCTTCTGGAATTTCAGGCTCCTGAGGAGTTTGGGATTCCATATTAATTTTTTGGGCACTTAAGTCTGCAACAGAATTAGAATCTATGTTCTGCCAAAAGATCAAACTGATTATTACAAGTGTAACAACACATAAGGCATGGTTTAGGATATCACCGATATTGTATTTATTATTCATTTTCTCCCTCGCGTTGATTTAATTACACCTACTCGTTTTTATTCATCGGCATTTGGTGCTGGGTAACTTTCTCAGGTAAGTGCACGAGTTTTCCGAGTCTACGCCTGATTTTAGCGCAAATATCCAGAAAAGCACCTACTGGACAGAAGCAATCGCACCAGAACCGATAGATAAAGATGGACCCCGTCATAATCACAAGCAATAATAGCCAATTAAGAAAAGTCCCTGTAAGCCCAAACAACGTGCCAAATGGTTCATAACTACCAATAGCCGGGTTCCGGTACAGGAAAGTTAAAAGTAAGCCAGACCATAACAGTATCTTAGGCAATAATTTCAGGAGCTGATTAGATACCCTTCGGCACTTGCTGCGACCTCTTACCATACTTGTTAATTCTTGTACTCCCCCGAAAGGACACAGCCAGTAACAGTATAGGTTGCGTCCTGAAAAAAGAGCGATTCCTAAACCACCTAGTACGATTACATACCAAATCATATTACTGTGTATAGAAGGCCAATACCCCATCAATAATGCCGAGATAGAGGATAAGGAAATCTGGATTTTAAGCCAGAATCCAAAGATAATGACTGCAGCAAGTAAAGTAATATACCGCATTTTGGACTTTTTCCACACCAAGCTTAGGACCCATACGGCTAAAAGCAGAATGATCGCGCTTGCTTCCGCTAACCCAAACTTCCAGGATTCCGGCTTTTCCGATATGCTTAGACCAAGTTGATTGACTGCCACTTCGTGACTTCCCTGTCGTACAGCATTGGCGATAGCCCTGGAACTTACCGTGGCCCCGGTGACGTAATCAATGTCAGCACCCAGTTCAATCGGATCATTTGCTTTTATGTTCTTAAACTGATCCAGAAATTTTGCCTTTAAGACTTTGTTCAAAAAACTAGGCGTCTCTCTGCTCTCCACAACCACAACCTGTTGGATCTCCCCCAGCGGATCAATTACTGCAGCTACCTTCATTGGCCCGCCGTAACCATTGGCCTCTCCAAATACGACATAATAATGTTCCTTGCCGTTGCTTTGATCCGTTTTAAAAGTTGGAGGGTTGTTACTTATTTTTTCAAAGTTTGTTTGCGGCAAAATCTGTTTCATGTAAAGGAGTTCATCCTTCTCTGCTGCCATATTGGAATATGCCAAAGCCCCAATCAATATAGCAACCGCAACAACTATCATTATGCGTTTTAACATTACTGCTTCCTCCAGAAGTGTGACTAATAACTAGGCTGACAAATGAAGTAAATAAGAAACCTAATAATGATATGCCGACTCCCGCTTGGGAGCCGGCAATTCTTTTGTAGTTCTACTTACTTCCTTGGAAAGAATTTATTAGGATCCTGTGCCCACCAGCTTGCCACATCTTTGGGTTCTGAATAGCCTAACATTTTTTCCATCTTGACAAGCGTGGATCCTAGCGTCGGTGCCAAATGCGCTGCTAACTTATGCATTTCAGTTTTGGGTTTATTGTACGGACAATAATGAACACAGTTACCACAAGCACTTATGTTATGATCATCCCAATAGGCTTTGCATTTACAAGCATCAATCGGCCACTTTTTAACACCAGAATTTGTAGTGGAATATACGGCTTCGGCAGTACGATTATTATCCTTGGGAATAGACCCGGAAGGACAGTTATCAGCGCAAACCGCACAGGTCTCGCAGAACTTGGTCACTCCCATATCTATAGGTTTATCCGGCTGGATAGGCATGTCGGTGATAACACCACAAATACGCAGACGAGGTCCAAAGTCCGGGTTGATAAGCAGACCATTCCGTCCCATTTCCCCCAGCCCTGCATCGACAGCCATCGGAATTCCCAAGCCTGGTCCATAACTGCCAAATGGCCAAGCACGGTAACCCATATAATTAATAAAGAGGGCCAAGTGCATAATCAAGAATTTATCAAAGCTGTATGCCCGATACGTTTCAGCTACTTCAACACAGGAAAGGGTACGCTGGTAGGCCTCGTAGTCCATTTCAATACCACAGACGATAACGTTATTCATCTCTTGAGGCAATTCATCATCTACATTCGGCAGTTGTAATTTCTTTCTTTCTTCGGGTGTCATCACCGGCCCCAACAGGCCTTTTTCAAGACCAAACACTTTTGTAAACAAGTCTTTGGCATCCGTCTTCCAATTCTCAACGTGATACCTGTGACTGTAAAGCCAATTCCGATTAAGCTTACAGGTTCCCACAACGCTTGCGCCGAAATGTTTAGCGGCCATTTTCACAGTCTGGGCTGCTTCTTCCGGAGTCGTCTTGTATGGTTGTGTTAATCCCGGAGGCAGTTCTGGCTCCCACAGGTGCGACGCAGCAAAGCTACCAACTTTAAACATCAACGCGGAACTCATAAATAATGATAGATCGCGATGATCAAACCCAGGTTTTGGTGTCCCGGTAGCAATATTTTTTAAAGTATCATGAAAGGCTGTCATCCCTTGTGGGCCAAACATATAAAACGACTGGCTTTCATCCCAATACCCGCGGGAATGAGCGTTATTTCTATTATCAAATCGCCCGACTTCACCTTCAACCTCATAAGGCGGTTTATCCACTCTGGGGTATTCCAGCGCACTCGCAGCACCGTCTCCAAGTAATTTCTCTCTTGCTCCGGGCGTAAGTGTCAATATACTGGTCAGGGCTCCAGTCAGTGCAGTACTTTTCAGAAAGGACCTTCTGCTAAGTTTCTTAGACATTTTATGCTTTTTCTCCTTTCATTAACTTGGCAATCGTTTTTTTTCCAAAAGATTTGCTGACCAATAATTGAGCAACAGCAACGATAACGACCCCAATAATACCCATCAGGAATAATCCGACTATTCCGGCTTTGGGCTGCCCCTCCCATACTCCCATGTAGAGCCAATATATTAAAAAATCTACATAGAGTGTAACAAATATTGATAATACCCAGCTCCAGATGCCGAACTTGCGGTTCTTCTTCTCCACAGACTTTTTGTATAATTGAATAAGCAATACCGTAGCAAGACCCAAAATATATGCGATGATTCCACCCATACTATCTACCACGTCTCCCTTCTTCTCTACTTTTCCTTTTCTTTGTAATTTTTGCTTTTTTACCAATTTTTTGTGACCTGAACCTAATAAACACAATCATTAATGGGAACTTTTCATGTATTTTTCACGCTATATCCCCTCCTTGTAAATACTTTTTTCAACTTCATACGTCATCCGCTTCATAATATAAAGCATAATGTTAGAATTTTCTGTGTTACGATACACATAACAAGAAGCCCACTCAAAAGTATAATCTTGAGTGGGCCCTGGTTTGTATTTTTTTACCATCAACAATCCAAAGTCAGTACTTTAAAACTTCATTAATCATAGAAGCTAATTTTGAAAGATTGTAAATGTAAATTTTATCTTTTGTTTTTTTGAGTATTCTCTGCTCTTCTAGCATTTTAAACAGTTTACTCACTGAAACATAATGAGTTCCAGTAATGTCTCCGATAGTTTTTTGCGTTAGTTTGGTGTTTATAATGTAATAATTGTCCACAAGCTTTCCTTCAGAGATACAGAGATTATAGATAAACCGTAATATTCTGCTTGACGGCCGGTAATAACTTAAATCCCTTGTTTTTGCCATAAGACAATAAGACTTATCAAGAATATTTTGAATAACTTCCAGAAGTACCTGTTTATCCTCATTAAATATTTCCAGAATATCTTCAAGCGCAAAAAAATAAACCGTACTTTTTCTGATCGCATAAACCTGAACTTCGCTATTGTCTTCATTTGAATTGATTGTTGCCCCGATCGTTTTTTCATTAACATGAAAAAGAAATTTGGTACAGCCATCATCTGAACCAATGCTTACACCCAGGCATCCGGACTTGACATAAAGAATAGAATTAGCATTTTTACCCTGTGCTTGAACGATTGCTCCTTTAGGAAATATACGTTTATGTGCCAGATGCAAGTACTTCTCTAGTCTTTCAATTTTTTCAAAATTCTCAAGCATATAAGGCCGGGGAATTTGCTTATTATTAATATCATCCATTATCTAATTCCTCCTTTTGCATATACTAATATCCTTTATCGATTCTTATGTTAAGATTAGATTTAGCAGGAGGTTAATAAAAGTGTATAAAATTAGTTTTAGATAATACAAAAAGATTAGATATTATGCCTTCACCTGCTTAAACAAATGAAGAATTGGGTCTAAACTTAGTTTATCAGGAATTATTTTATTTTAAAGAGTTTGTCAATTATTAGAAGACGAAATCAATATAAAAGATAATATATTTTTATCTTGTGTATCGGTAACATAAATTATGAATATATTGTTCATTTTCTTAAATTTTTTAATGGTAAAGCTAAGTGTATTTTTTTTTACATAGCAATTTGTCTCTGATAACATTCGGATATAACAACTTAGGACTATTCCTTCCACTATTATATCCGAAGGGCTATCAGAGACATTATGCATTTTCTTACTAAATTTTCCCTTGAATTTTACATACTCAATGAGTTAATAACGTTCAGGCCACTCTAACCACCATTTGTACTTCTCAATCTGTTCAGTACCATAGCCAAACATATCGTCAACCTGTTTAAGCAAACTTGACGCAGTTTCACCGTGACTACCGAGAAATGTACCGGCCTGATGGAACCAGGAGTCTTCTTTGGAATTCCATGGACAAACCTTCATGCAGCGTCCGCACATGGACCCTTCTTTATTGGTTACACGGAATTCAACGCATTTCTTAATGTCACTCTGCCAACGCAAAATACCATTCTTTTCAATATAATCTTCGTCTTGGGTAATCGCTCCCGAAGGACAATTATCGGCACATTTTTTGCACACCCTGCAGAAATCCTGAGCGCCGAAATCAATTGGCCTATCTGGAGCTAGCGGCAAGTCCGTGGTCACAGCGGCAACTTTGTTGCGGAATCCAAGTGTTGGGTGAGCTACACAGTCACCTGTCCTTGTCATCTCTCCCAGTCCTGCGGATATCATACAAGGAGCCATGATCGCGGCATAATTGGAAAAATGATGCGCTCTGGCGTTGTAACCAAGATTACGGATATAGTTTGCCAAAATCACCGTAATAACGGCGGTTGCATGGTAAGAACGGAATGATTGGGAACCGCTGATGCCGTCATAGCCGGTAGATGCCAGCATGGTCTCCAAATGCTGATCAGTCATGACAACGATGACATAAGGCAGGCTCTCTGTGACAGGTACTGATTTAGACAAGTCATCTTTCATCATATCTGCAAGAGGAGGCGCCTTGAACTCATAGTATGCAAATGAAGGCATTTTGCCGATGCCGACCTCATCAGCCCTTAAGAAATAGGCGCAGTCTTTGATATGCTGGGACATCTGTTCAGGGTCGGGAATATTCAATTTTTCAGGGGCGGTTTTTCCAGAGACCATCGGAGCTAAGCTTAAAGTAAACTTGGCTAAAGCATCTCCCAAAGGATATTTTGCAGCAGCATGGTAAAACATGTTCGCCTTAAAAGCCGCCTCGGAAACCTTATGGCGGAAAACCAAGTTGAATCCCTGATCTGCCTCATGGAATTTTTTTATAGGACCAACAATCTTGGTTGTGCCCAACCATTGGTCGTTAAAATCAGCCATTTTAACTGAGGCGCTGCCGTAATTCGTCGGATGAAGCTTCGACTGTCCTGCGGAGTTTGACACCGTCTCGGCGGCTTGCACCGGCAAAGCATTTGCCATACCAAGAATACCCATGGAAATAGCTGAGGCTGCTCCTGCCTTTAGGAAATTACGTCGGTTTATCCTTAGCTCCTGCTCCTGTTTCTGCCCTTCTTGTTTTTCAATAGACATCCTTTTTCACCTCTTTAAGCTTCTAAGCTTGTATTTGCTTTTTTCTGTTGTTTACCGAAAAATCCCAAGAGTCTTGCTAAGACTACTGCTAGTACAACTGAAATACCTAAAAACAAAAAGATTGCTGTACTCGTTGCTTTGACATGCCCTACGCTCGCATTAATATAAATGAAAGAAATCCCCATCCAAGTAATTGCATACCATGCGACGTATAAAACCCAATTAAGAATAGTTTTCCATTTTTTGTCCGTATTTGCTCTAGGTTTAATAAATAGTAGGCCGGCTAAAAAAAGAACACCCGCTAGAAACACCAAAAATGTACCCATATTTCTCCTCCTTTATTTTTTATTAGCAGCTTCCGCAATTGCTCTGATTCCGGAAACCACAATTTCCAATTAAATATAGCATTTATTCTAAAAAAAACGCTTAGTATTTCTTAAGCGTTTTTTGATTAAAATTTAACTATATTAACATCATGGCAGGCCATAAATTCCTCCTGCTCTTCTGTCGGAATCCCCAGGGGGATGACCGCTTGGAAAAAACTAAAATTCGGATTCGAATCCGAACTTGGCAGGCCACTTTCTCCACCCCCAAAAGAAAAGACGCCATTTTTATTGACGTCCTTCATTGGGGCTAAGTTGTGATACAGCCCCTTTCTCAAATATTTGGTGGTTTCCTGGAGTAATGATAGATTTGTAAGCCAAAGCGGCAATGACAATTATTAACGGAAATGTTACAAATATACGTATTCCTGACTTTTTCTTTTTTACTTTTCGTGCCATACTCTAAAACAGCTCCTTATTCTGTGCTGATATTATTCAACCACAGAACAAGGAGCTATTTTGGAATTCCAGCTTATGAATTTCTTAAGATTTTCTTATAACGGTATCTGGAGTTTCACTGTGATATACATGTTCTTTGCGACACTACTGCATCCTAATAGTTGTAAAAATAGGAATAAAACTTTATTAAGGAGAAAATCACCGTATCTTAAGGTTTTATTAAGACATTTCTTTTTTAAATATCCTAGAATAAACAAGTTAATTACAACGGAGGTGAATTTAGTGATCATTACGATTTTAATGTTTATTATAGTGTCGATTACATGGTTTATTAGTACTTTGCCCTTCTTGGTTCCATACCATATACTACTGACCTCTCAAAGCAGAAAGATTGGCTATAAACTGTCAATTGAACATATTGTAATCGTATATATCTTTGTGTACTACCTTACTGGTGTTCTAGATTTTACTGGTATTTATACCATTTTGAGGGATATCGTTCATAACAGCTTTGGTATAATAACACCAAAGGGGTTGAATATTCCACCTGATGAGATTAATCTGATTCCATTTCGTTGGCTTACAGAGGGTGTTCGCCCATACATAGAAAATATATTACTTTTTATACCTCTTGGATTTATGCTTCCATGTATTTGGAAAAAGTATGAAGTGTTATGGAAAACAGCATTATCCGGTATTACATTCTCTCTTATCATAGAATTGAGTCAATTGTTCAATAGAAATAGAGTAACGGATATTGATGATTTACTGATGAATACTCTCGGAGCGTTAATCGGATGGGTAATTTTTAGGCTGCTGAAAGAACATTTATCAAAATTACAGGACAAGGTTTCTGTCCAAAGTACCAATATCGAAAAAATTCCCTTACTCCTTCGTGAAGAGGCATGTTTTTATATGGCCTGCGCATTCGCCGGTATGTTCTTTGTGTATAACCCATTTTTAATTTACCCATTTTTAAGATCTTTATTTAATTAACAAAAAGACACGCTATCTGACTTATGCAGATAACTTGTCCTTTTCTTGCTTTTGTGGAAGCACGACAGTAAAGACTGTCTTTTCTGTATTACTTTGCACGAAAATATTGCCTCCATGCGCGTTTACGATTTGTTTGGCAATAGCCAATCCAAGCCCGGCACCGCCTGTATTGGCAGAACGGGATGTGTCCAGCCGAAAAAATTTCTCAAATATCGTTTCCAGTTTTTCTCGTGGGATAGGATTACCTTGATTCGTAAAAGTTATAACAATATTTTTGTCCTGCTGCTGAGCAGAAATGTCAATGACGCTGTTTTCATAGCTATAGGCCAGCGCATTTTTCAGGATGTTATTGAACACCCGGGCCAGTTTGTCTGCATCTCCCCACAGGGTGAGTCCATCGGGCACATTGACGGACACCTGCTTTCCTTGTGGAGTCAACATGGGATAGAATTCATCCGCCATCTGCTGGAGCATGAACTGTAAATTGATTTTTTCTTTATTCAAAACAATTGTTTGAAGATTAAATCTTGTAATCTCAAAAAACTCATCGATAAGCTGCTCTAAACGATAAGCTTTTTCCAAGGTAATACCGACATATTTTGCCTTCTGCTCAGGAGGCATATCAGGAGCTTCATCCAGAAGACTTAAGTATCCTATAACGGAGGTCAGAGGTGTCTTGATATCATGAGCCAAGTAAACTACCAAATCATTTTTGCGCTGCTCGGCCTCAAGCGCGGCTTTCTTTTGTTTTCCCAAGTTGTTTTTCATCTGATTAAGCTTATTTTCCATAAAATCCAATTCCGGTGCCAAGATAATTTCAGCATTAGATTCCTCAGCAAGTTTATCCATTCCGGCGCTGATTTCATCAAAATATTTTGTGAACCAAGAGACAAAAAACCGAAGAAGGATAACTAA is a window from the Dehalobacter sp. DCA genome containing:
- a CDS encoding reductive dehalogenase; its protein translation is MSKKLSRRSFLKSTALTGALTSILTLTPGAREKLLGDGAASALEYPRVDKPPYEVEGEVGRFDNRNNAHSRGYWDESQSFYMFGPQGMTAFHDTLKNIATGTPKPGFDHRDLSLFMSSALMFKVGSFAASHLWEPELPPGLTQPYKTTPEEAAQTVKMAAKHFGASVVGTCKLNRNWLYSHRYHVENWKTDAKDLFTKVFGLEKGLLGPVMTPEERKKLQLPNVDDELPQEMNNVIVCGIEMDYEAYQRTLSCVEVAETYRAYSFDKFLIMHLALFINYMGYRAWPFGSYGPGLGIPMAVDAGLGEMGRNGLLINPDFGPRLRICGVITDMPIQPDKPIDMGVTKFCETCAVCADNCPSGSIPKDNNRTAEAVYSTTNSGVKKWPIDACKCKAYWDDHNISACGNCVHYCPYNKPKTEMHKLAAHLAPTLGSTLVKMEKMLGYSEPKDVASWWAQDPNKFFPRK
- a CDS encoding dehalogenase codes for the protein MVKKQKLQRKGKVEKKGDVVDSMGGIIAYILGLATVLLIQLYKKSVEKKNRKFGIWSWVLSIFVTLYVDFLIYWLYMGVWEGQPKAGIVGLFLMGIIGVVIVAVAQLLVSKSFGKKTIAKLMKGEKA
- a CDS encoding Crp/Fnr family transcriptional regulator, producing MDDINNKQIPRPYMLENFEKIERLEKYLHLAHKRIFPKGAIVQAQGKNANSILYVKSGCLGVSIGSDDGCTKFLFHVNEKTIGATINSNEDNSEVQVYAIRKSTVYFFALEDILEIFNEDKQVLLEVIQNILDKSYCLMAKTRDLSYYRPSSRILRFIYNLCISEGKLVDNYYIINTKLTQKTIGDITGTHYVSVSKLFKMLEEQRILKKTKDKIYIYNLSKLASMINEVLKY
- a CDS encoding reductive dehalogenase, encoding MSIEKQEGQKQEQELRINRRNFLKAGAASAISMGILGMANALPVQAAETVSNSAGQSKLHPTNYGSASVKMADFNDQWLGTTKIVGPIKKFHEADQGFNLVFRHKVSEAAFKANMFYHAAAKYPLGDALAKFTLSLAPMVSGKTAPEKLNIPDPEQMSQHIKDCAYFLRADEVGIGKMPSFAYYEFKAPPLADMMKDDLSKSVPVTESLPYVIVVMTDQHLETMLASTGYDGISGSQSFRSYHATAVITVILANYIRNLGYNARAHHFSNYAAIMAPCMISAGLGEMTRTGDCVAHPTLGFRNKVAAVTTDLPLAPDRPIDFGAQDFCRVCKKCADNCPSGAITQDEDYIEKNGILRWQSDIKKCVEFRVTNKEGSMCGRCMKVCPWNSKEDSWFHQAGTFLGSHGETASSLLKQVDDMFGYGTEQIEKYKWWLEWPERY
- a CDS encoding DUF3102 domain-containing protein, whose protein sequence is MKDVNKNGVFSFGGGESGLPSSDSNPNFSFFQAVIPLGIPTEEQEEFMACHDVNIVKF
- a CDS encoding VanZ family protein, translating into MIITILMFIIVSITWFISTLPFLVPYHILLTSQSRKIGYKLSIEHIVIVYIFVYYLTGVLDFTGIYTILRDIVHNSFGIITPKGLNIPPDEINLIPFRWLTEGVRPYIENILLFIPLGFMLPCIWKKYEVLWKTALSGITFSLIIELSQLFNRNRVTDIDDLLMNTLGALIGWVIFRLLKEHLSKLQDKVSVQSTNIEKIPLLLREEACFYMACAFAGMFFVYNPFLIYPFLRSLFN
- the vanS gene encoding vancomycin resistance histidine kinase VanS, coding for MKSKRAKRKNDYSKLKRKVFLQISLITVAAAVTVFLLREILRGQFGDLIVQFLVNAFHFNYSDALTIYQLVIRNNMDMILIVVSLIFLVILLRFFVSWFTKYFDEISAGMDKLAEESNAEIILAPELDFMENKLNQMKNNLGKQKKAALEAEQRKNDLVVYLAHDIKTPLTSVIGYLSLLDEAPDMPPEQKAKYVGITLEKAYRLEQLIDEFFEITRFNLQTIVLNKEKINLQFMLQQMADEFYPMLTPQGKQVSVNVPDGLTLWGDADKLARVFNNILKNALAYSYENSVIDISAQQQDKNIVITFTNQGNPIPREKLETIFEKFFRLDTSRSANTGGAGLGLAIAKQIVNAHGGNIFVQSNTEKTVFTVVLPQKQEKDKLSA